Proteins from one Coffea arabica cultivar ET-39 chromosome 8c, Coffea Arabica ET-39 HiFi, whole genome shotgun sequence genomic window:
- the LOC113706848 gene encoding LRR receptor-like serine/threonine-protein kinase ER1 isoform X2, with amino-acid sequence MGSSQAAVSFLTNIARAAFGLGIGAIILNSSLYIVDGGQRAVLFNQFRGVIDDTIGEGRNFSRFPPDSFIGNPLLRGNWLGSISSLGTSKFKAIFSRTAVVCLILGFMMLLSMATLELGKLCLQKL; translated from the exons ATGGGTAGCAGCCAGGCGGCAGTTTCGTTCTTGACCAACATAGCCCGTGCCGCCTTTGGTTTGGGTATCGGCGCCATCATCCTCAACTCCTCCCTCTACATTGTCGACGGAGGGCAGCGGGCTGTCCTCTTCAACCAGTTCCGTGGTGTCATCGATGACACCATTGGAGAGG GCAGAAACTTCTCAAGGTTTCCACCTGACAG TTTCATTGGAAATCCACTGTTAAGAGGGAACTGGCTAGGTTCAATAAGTAGTCTTGGTACTTCAAAATTCAAAG CAATATTCTCCAGGACTGCTGTGGTTTGCTTAATACTAGGCTTCATGATGCTACTGTCCATGGCCACCTTGGAACTAGGAAAACTCTGCTTGCAAAAGCTATAG
- the LOC113706848 gene encoding uncharacterized protein isoform X1 produces MTPLERVLTSSSLGSRSPSSLTSIPFSTLSPPSLAPRISRWSTSLSGSSPDPRSPAPYFLSRNFSRFPPDSFIGNPLLRGNWLGSISSLGTSKFKAIFSRTAVVCLILGFMMLLSMATLELGKLCLQKL; encoded by the exons ATGACACCATTGGAGAGGGTACTCACTTCCTCATCCCTTGGCTCCAGAAGCCCTTCATCTTTGACATCCATACCCTTCTCCACACTTTCTCCTCCATCTCTGGCACCAAGGATCTCTAGATGGTCAACCTCACTCTCCGGGTCCTCTCCTGACCCGAGGTCTCCCGCCCCCTATTTTTTGA GCAGAAACTTCTCAAGGTTTCCACCTGACAG TTTCATTGGAAATCCACTGTTAAGAGGGAACTGGCTAGGTTCAATAAGTAGTCTTGGTACTTCAAAATTCAAAG CAATATTCTCCAGGACTGCTGTGGTTTGCTTAATACTAGGCTTCATGATGCTACTGTCCATGGCCACCTTGGAACTAGGAAAACTCTGCTTGCAAAAGCTATAG
- the LOC140013516 gene encoding uncharacterized protein, with product MERFFKPKRVRSGESSNEPNISEQVQNQSCVELNLNDIVSDPGLRKSVEKFDISLRDHVRREYLTRGPCQPIGHRYPKTSFGKQHRSFQDSWHQKFVWLEYSISKDGAFCFWCFLFKTQNKGGRYAEDAFTKTGFNNWKKAMERFNEHIGAVNSCHNDARIQFESFQDQRHSVSNVLRSCGREIDIAYCTCLTAALDVTRFLLKQGLAFRGNDESTSSSNRGNFLELFEWYSQRNTEIFEVVNQNAPANNQLTSPMIQKDLAHACASEITSVIINDIGDNYFSLIVDESRDSSVKEQMGVVLRYVNKEGRVIERFLAIVHVSDTTSLCLKDAIDSLFAQHGLSFSKLRGQGYDGASNMRGEFNGLKALILQENPYAMYIHCFAHQLQLVIVAVAKGNIIVSEFFVYVSMIVNLTGASCKRRDQLRQIEHDKIVTLLDSGDIISGKGKNQETSLARPGDTRWGSHYLTLLRLSSMWASVIGILGNIQDDATTSDNRGMARGLIDRMNDYEFVFALHLMKYLLGITNDLSLVLQQRDQNIVQAMSLIDTMKSQLQDFREEGWQIILDEVNNFCELNMIPVIDMEDSIAIRGNARRSRRG from the coding sequence ATGGAGAGATTCTTTAAACCTAAACGAGTCCGTAGTGGTGAATCTTCAAATGAGCCTAATATTAGTGAACAAGTTCAAAATCAATCTTGTGTGGAATTGAATTTAAATGATATTGTTAGTGATCCGGGATTACGAAAATCAGTTGAGAAATTTGATATTTCTCTTCGAGACCATGTCCGAAGAGAGTATTTGACTAGGGGACCTTGCCAACCGATTGGCCATAGGTATCCAAAAACATCATTTGGTAAACAACATAGAAGTTTCCAAGATAGTTGGCATCAAAAGTTTGTATGGTTAGAGTATAGCATATCGAAAGATGGGGCGTTTTGCTTTTGGTGCTTTCTtttcaaaacacaaaataaggGAGGTCGATATGCAGAGGATGCCTTTACAAAAACGGGATTCAATAATTGGAAAAAGGCAATGGAAAGATTTAATGAACATATTGGAGCTGTGAATAGTTGCCATAATGATGCTAGAATACAGTTTGAAAGTTTTCAAGATCAAAGGCATAGTGTGTCAAATGTGCTACGATCTTGTGGGCGCGAAATAGATATTGCATATTGCACCTGTTTAACTGCTGCTCTGGATGTGACCCGCTTTCTTTTGAAGCAAGGATTGGCTTTTCGTGGAAATGATGAGTCAACTAGTTCTTCAAATAGAGgcaattttcttgaattgtttgAGTGGTATAGCCAGCGAAATACTGAGATTTTTGAGGTTGTAAATCAAAATGCTCCTGCAAATAATCAACTAACTTCTCCAATGATTCAAAAAGATCTGGCACATGCTTGTGCCTCAGAGATCACAAGTGTTATAATCAATGATATTGGAGACAATTATTTTTCCCTAATAGTTGATGAGTCTCGAGACAGTTCAGTGAAAGAGCAAATGGGAGTTGTTTTGAGATATGTGAACAAAGAAGGGCGTGTGATTGAACGTTTCCTTGCAATTGTACATGTGTCTGACACCACATCTCTTTGTTTGAAAGATGCAATTGATTCTTTATTCGCGCAACACGGATTATCATTTTCCAAATTGAGAGGTCAAGGATATGATGGAGCTTCAAATATGCGAGGTGAGTTCAATGGTTTGAAGGCCCTTATATTACAAGAAAATCCCTATGCGATGTATATTCACTGTTTTGCTCACCAACTCCAGTTAGTTATTGTTGCTGTTGCTAAGGGAAATATCATTGTCAGTGAATTCTTTGTCTATGTCTCTATGATTGTCAATTTAACTGGAGCATCATGTAAAAGGAGAGATCAATTAAGACAAATAGAACATGATAAGATTGTTACACTTTTAGACAGTGGAGATATTATTAGTGGAAAAggcaaaaatcaagaaactagTTTAGCAAGACCAGGGGATACTCGTTGGGGATCACACTATCTAACATTACTTCGTCTATCCTCTATGTGGGCTTCGGTGATTGGAATATTGGGAAATATACAAGATGATGCCACCACTTCTGACAATAGAGGTATGGCCAGGGGTTTGATTGATAGAATGAATGATTATGAGTTTGTTTTTGCATTGCACCTGATGAAGTATTTATTGGGAATCACAAATGACTTGTCACTTGTTTTGCAACAAAGGGATCAAAATATTGTCCAAGCCATGAGTTTGATTGATACTATGAAATCTCAATTGCAAGACTTTAGGGAAGAGGGATGGCAAATAATTTTAGATGAAGTCAacaatttttgtgagttgaatatGATTCCCGTGATTGATATGGAAGACAGTATAGCAATCCGTGGCAATGCCAGGCGCAGTCGCAGAGGTTAA